One Aphidius gifuensis isolate YNYX2018 linkage group LG3, ASM1490517v1, whole genome shotgun sequence DNA window includes the following coding sequences:
- the LOC122852606 gene encoding hatching enzyme 1.2-like isoform X3, with translation MIVKLFSFFWILMNVVDTFPRKKYNFNVPCEVKRTVLNPMAYSMVHLDWLMNSRQDPEVRPGLYQGDIAMTNEDYNYLRVGLRWDVFSNRMWKNRIVPYVISPLYRAPEYIKILKTLIYLKSMTCINFVPRDKFARDYIIFEPTHNPDGCWSYIGKIGGAQLVSLEPPDNIKQNCFNGQGFIIHEVLHALGIFHEQSRADRDNFVNIHYENIIPGELVNFRKESLENTTYSYEYDYHSIMHYGSFSFSIDRLRKPTITSKIPGITVGQRENMTKTDCLKVNKLYGCLDDPSEAKKWNAICSTLEI, from the exons atgattgttaaattatttagctttttttgGATATTGATGAATGTTGTAGATACttttccaagaaaaaaatacaattttaatgtACCATGTGAAGTGAAAAGAACAGTTCTAAATCCTA tggcTTATTCAATGGTGCATTTGGATTGGCTGATGAATAGTAGGCAAGATCCAGAAGTTAGACCAGGACTCTATCAAGGTGACATTGCCATGACTAAtgag gattataattatttgcgTGTTGGTCTTCGTTGGGATGTATTTTCTAATAGAATGTGGAAAAATAGAATTGTGCCTTATGTTATTAGTCCACTTTACA gagCTCCagagtatataaaaatactcaaaacattaatatatttaaaatctatGACTTGTATTAATTTTGTGCCACGGGATAAATTCGCCAGagactatattatttttgagccCACGCACAATCCTGACgg ATGCTGGTCATATATTGGAAAAATTGGAGGAGCTCAATTAGTAAGCCTTGAGCCTCcagataatataaaacaaaattgttttaatggTCAGGgttttattattcatgaagTGTTACATGCACTTGGTATTTTCCACGAACAATCTCGAGCAGATCgtgataattttgttaatattcaTTATGAAAACATCATACcag gGGAATTGGTTAATTTTAGGAAAGAAAGTCTTGAAAATACAACATACAGTTATGAGTATGATTATCATAGTATCATGCATTACGGAAGTTTTTCCTTCAGTATAGATCGATTAAGAAAACCAACGATAACATCAAAAATACCAGGTATTACCGTTGGACAAAGAGAAAATATGACAAAAACTGATTGTCTCAAGGTTAATAAACTTTATGGATGTTTAGATGATCCATCTGAAGCCAAAAAATGGAACGCTATTTGCAGTacacttgaaatttaa
- the LOC122852606 gene encoding hatching enzyme 1.2-like isoform X1 → MIVKLFSFFWILMNVVDTFPRKKYNFNVPCEVKRTVLNPMAYSMVHLDWLMNSRQDPEVRPGLYQGDIAMTNEDYNYLRVGLRWDVFSNRMWKNRIVPYVISPLYRAPEYIKILKTLIYLKSMTCINFVPRDKFARDYIIFEPTHNPDGCWSYIGKIGGAQLVSLEPPDNIKQNCFNGQGFIIHEVLHALGIFHEQSRADRDNFVNIHYENIIPGNLYNKLIFYVIFFCQLKFINLNITGELVNFRKESLENTTYSYEYDYHSIMHYGSFSFSIDRLRKPTITSKIPGITVGQRENMTKTDCLKVNKLYGCLDDPSEAKKWNAICSTLEI, encoded by the exons atgattgttaaattatttagctttttttgGATATTGATGAATGTTGTAGATACttttccaagaaaaaaatacaattttaatgtACCATGTGAAGTGAAAAGAACAGTTCTAAATCCTA tggcTTATTCAATGGTGCATTTGGATTGGCTGATGAATAGTAGGCAAGATCCAGAAGTTAGACCAGGACTCTATCAAGGTGACATTGCCATGACTAAtgag gattataattatttgcgTGTTGGTCTTCGTTGGGATGTATTTTCTAATAGAATGTGGAAAAATAGAATTGTGCCTTATGTTATTAGTCCACTTTACA gagCTCCagagtatataaaaatactcaaaacattaatatatttaaaatctatGACTTGTATTAATTTTGTGCCACGGGATAAATTCGCCAGagactatattatttttgagccCACGCACAATCCTGACgg ATGCTGGTCATATATTGGAAAAATTGGAGGAGCTCAATTAGTAAGCCTTGAGCCTCcagataatataaaacaaaattgttttaatggTCAGGgttttattattcatgaagTGTTACATGCACTTGGTATTTTCCACGAACAATCTCGAGCAGATCgtgataattttgttaatattcaTTATGAAAACATCATACcaggtaatttatataataaattaattttctatgtcatatttttttgtcaattaaagtttattaatttaaatattacaggGGAATTGGTTAATTTTAGGAAAGAAAGTCTTGAAAATACAACATACAGTTATGAGTATGATTATCATAGTATCATGCATTACGGAAGTTTTTCCTTCAGTATAGATCGATTAAGAAAACCAACGATAACATCAAAAATACCAGGTATTACCGTTGGACAAAGAGAAAATATGACAAAAACTGATTGTCTCAAGGTTAATAAACTTTATGGATGTTTAGATGATCCATCTGAAGCCAAAAAATGGAACGCTATTTGCAGTacacttgaaatttaa
- the LOC122852599 gene encoding ATP-dependent RNA helicase p62-like isoform X2 gives MTYGGSSGGYRSGGGGGGGSGSSGGRTGGGGGSSSGQRNSYGNNGGGRFNNSRGGSNSANGGSRFGSAGGGGGARGGGNNNNNNNNNSGAGNALRKPNWDHENLRPFKKEFYVPHANVSNRHPKEVESFRIDKQMTLKGDKIPNPIQHFEEGNFPEYVMQGLRKQGFSEPTAIQAQGWPIAMSGGNMVGIAQTGSGKTLGYILPAIVHINSQQPLGRGDGPIALVLAPTRELAQQIQTVANDFGSLSHVRNTCIFGGAPKGGQARDLERGIEIVIATPGRLIDFLERGTTNLRRCTYLVLDEADRMLDMGFEPQIRKIIEQIRPDRQVLMWSATWPKEVRNLAEEYLTDYTQLNIGSLQLSANHNILQIVDVCQEHEKEAKLGTLLQEIGNVNDDGGKTIIFVETKKKVENITRNIRRYGWPAVCMHGDKSQQERDYVLREFRNKKGSILVATDVAARGLEAHGAQIMLSVQ, from the exons AT GACATACGGTGGTTCATCTGGTGGTTATCGTAGCGGTGGTGGAGGAGGAGGAGGTTCAGGTAGCAGTGGTGGACGTactggaggtggtggtggcaGTAGTAGTGGTCAAAGAAACAGCTATGGAAATAATGGCGGTGGTCGTTTTAACAATAGCCGTGGTGGAAGTAATAGTGCAAACGGTGGATCTCGTTTTGGATCAGCCGGAGGAGGTGGTGGTGCTCgtggtggtggtaataataacaataataacaacaataatagtGGAGCTGGTAATGCACTACGTAAACCAAATTGGGATCATGAAAATCTTCGTccttttaaaaaagaattttatgtACCACATGCAAATGTATCAAATCGTCATCCAAAAGAAGTTGAATCATTTcgtattgataaacaaatgaCATTAAAAGGTGATAAAATACCAAATCCAATTCAACATTTTGAAGAGGGTAATTTTCCAGAATATGTTATGCAAGGACTTAGAAAACAAGGTTTTTCTGAACCAACAGCAATTCAAGCACAAGGTTGGCCAATAGCAATGTCTGGTGGTAATATGGTTGGTATTGCACAAACTGGATCTGGTAAAACACTTGGTTATATATTACCAGCAATTGTACATATTAATAGTCAACAACCACTTGGTCGTGGTGATGGACCAATTGCATTAGTACTTGCACCAACAAGAGAACTTGCACAACAAATACAAACAGTTGCTAATGATTTTGGTTCATTATCACATGTACgtaatacatgtatatttggTGGTGCACCAAAAGGTGGACAAGCTAGAGATTTAGAACGTGGTATTGAAATTGTTATTGCAACACCTGGTAGACTTATTGATTTTCTTGAAAGAGGTACAACAAATTTACGTAGATGTACATATTTAGTACTTGATGAAGCTGATCGTATGTTAGATATGGGTTTTGAGCCACAAATTAGAAAAATCATTGAACAAATTAGACCAGATAGACAAGTACTTATGTGGTCAGCAACATGGCCAAAAGAAGTTAGAAATCTTGCTGAAGAATATCTCACAGATTATACACAGCTAAATATTGGATCATTACAATTATCAGCAaatcataatattttacaaattgttgATGTATGTCAAGAACACGAAAAAGAAGCAAA ATTGGGAACACTCCTCCAAGAAATTGGTAATGTCAATGATGATGGtggaaaaacaataatatttgttgaaacaaaaaaaaaggttgaAAATATTACAAGAAATATACGTCGTTATGGCTGGCCAGCAGTTTGTATGCATGGTGATAAATCACAACAAGAACGTGACTATGTTTTAAgag aattcagaaataaaaaaggctCAATTTTAGTGGCCACTGATGTAGCTGCTCGAGGACTCG AGGCACATGGTGCACAGATCATGTTGAGTGTGCAatga
- the LOC122852599 gene encoding ATP-dependent RNA helicase p62-like isoform X1, with product MTYGGSSGGYRSGGGGGGGSGSSGGRTGGGGGSSSGQRNSYGNNGGGRFNNSRGGSNSANGGSRFGSAGGGGGARGGGNNNNNNNNNSGAGNALRKPNWDHENLRPFKKEFYVPHANVSNRHPKEVESFRIDKQMTLKGDKIPNPIQHFEEGNFPEYVMQGLRKQGFSEPTAIQAQGWPIAMSGGNMVGIAQTGSGKTLGYILPAIVHINSQQPLGRGDGPIALVLAPTRELAQQIQTVANDFGSLSHVRNTCIFGGAPKGGQARDLERGIEIVIATPGRLIDFLERGTTNLRRCTYLVLDEADRMLDMGFEPQIRKIIEQIRPDRQVLMWSATWPKEVRNLAEEYLTDYTQLNIGSLQLSANHNILQIVDVCQEHEKEAKLGTLLQEIGNVNDDGGKTIIFVETKKKVENITRNIRRYGWPAVCMHGDKSQQERDYVLREFRNKKGSILVATDVAARGLDVDDVKYVINFDYPSSSEDYIHRIGRTGRSSSTGTSYAFFTPQNSRQAKDLVNVLTEAKQVINPKLAELAQRGGGGSGSGGYGARNRWGYGGNGGGGSRGRENTFSGQHKRFDNGRSNGYGNSY from the exons AT GACATACGGTGGTTCATCTGGTGGTTATCGTAGCGGTGGTGGAGGAGGAGGAGGTTCAGGTAGCAGTGGTGGACGTactggaggtggtggtggcaGTAGTAGTGGTCAAAGAAACAGCTATGGAAATAATGGCGGTGGTCGTTTTAACAATAGCCGTGGTGGAAGTAATAGTGCAAACGGTGGATCTCGTTTTGGATCAGCCGGAGGAGGTGGTGGTGCTCgtggtggtggtaataataacaataataacaacaataatagtGGAGCTGGTAATGCACTACGTAAACCAAATTGGGATCATGAAAATCTTCGTccttttaaaaaagaattttatgtACCACATGCAAATGTATCAAATCGTCATCCAAAAGAAGTTGAATCATTTcgtattgataaacaaatgaCATTAAAAGGTGATAAAATACCAAATCCAATTCAACATTTTGAAGAGGGTAATTTTCCAGAATATGTTATGCAAGGACTTAGAAAACAAGGTTTTTCTGAACCAACAGCAATTCAAGCACAAGGTTGGCCAATAGCAATGTCTGGTGGTAATATGGTTGGTATTGCACAAACTGGATCTGGTAAAACACTTGGTTATATATTACCAGCAATTGTACATATTAATAGTCAACAACCACTTGGTCGTGGTGATGGACCAATTGCATTAGTACTTGCACCAACAAGAGAACTTGCACAACAAATACAAACAGTTGCTAATGATTTTGGTTCATTATCACATGTACgtaatacatgtatatttggTGGTGCACCAAAAGGTGGACAAGCTAGAGATTTAGAACGTGGTATTGAAATTGTTATTGCAACACCTGGTAGACTTATTGATTTTCTTGAAAGAGGTACAACAAATTTACGTAGATGTACATATTTAGTACTTGATGAAGCTGATCGTATGTTAGATATGGGTTTTGAGCCACAAATTAGAAAAATCATTGAACAAATTAGACCAGATAGACAAGTACTTATGTGGTCAGCAACATGGCCAAAAGAAGTTAGAAATCTTGCTGAAGAATATCTCACAGATTATACACAGCTAAATATTGGATCATTACAATTATCAGCAaatcataatattttacaaattgttgATGTATGTCAAGAACACGAAAAAGAAGCAAA ATTGGGAACACTCCTCCAAGAAATTGGTAATGTCAATGATGATGGtggaaaaacaataatatttgttgaaacaaaaaaaaaggttgaAAATATTACAAGAAATATACGTCGTTATGGCTGGCCAGCAGTTTGTATGCATGGTGATAAATCACAACAAGAACGTGACTATGTTTTAAgag aattcagaaataaaaaaggctCAATTTTAGTGGCCACTGATGTAGCTGCTCGAGGACTCG ACGTTGATGATGTCAAATACGTAATCAATTTTGATTATCCATCATCATCAGAGGATTATATACACAGAATTGGTAGAACAGGACGTTCATCATCAACTGGTACAAGTTATGCATTTTTTACACCACAAAATAGCCGACAAGCTAAAGATCTTGTTAATGTATTAACTGAAGCTAAACAAGTTATTAATCCAAAACTTGCTGAACTTGCACAACGAGGTGGTGGTGGAAGTGGAAGTGGTGGATATGGTGCAAGAA ATCGTTGGGGATatggtggtaatggtggtggtggtagtcgTGGACGTGAAAATACATTCTCCGGTCAACATAAAAGATTTGATAATGGTCGAAGCAATGGCTACGGTAACAGCtactaa
- the LOC122852606 gene encoding astacin-like isoform X2, translating to MIVKLFSFFWILMNVVDTFPRKKYNFNVPCEVKRTVLNPMAYSMVHLDWLMNSRQDPEVRPGLYQGDIAMTNEDYNYLRVGLRWDVFSNRMWKNRIVPYVISPLYRAPEYIKILKTLIYLKSMTCINFVPRDKFARDYIIFEPTHNPDGCWSYIGKIGGAQLVSLEPPDNIKQNCFNGQGFIIHEVLHALGIFHEQSRADRDNFVNIHYENIIPGNLYNKLIFYVIFFCQLKFINLNITGELVNFRKESLENTTYSYEYDYHSIMHYGSFSFSIDRLRKPTITSKIPDDPSEAKKWNAICSTLEI from the exons atgattgttaaattatttagctttttttgGATATTGATGAATGTTGTAGATACttttccaagaaaaaaatacaattttaatgtACCATGTGAAGTGAAAAGAACAGTTCTAAATCCTA tggcTTATTCAATGGTGCATTTGGATTGGCTGATGAATAGTAGGCAAGATCCAGAAGTTAGACCAGGACTCTATCAAGGTGACATTGCCATGACTAAtgag gattataattatttgcgTGTTGGTCTTCGTTGGGATGTATTTTCTAATAGAATGTGGAAAAATAGAATTGTGCCTTATGTTATTAGTCCACTTTACA gagCTCCagagtatataaaaatactcaaaacattaatatatttaaaatctatGACTTGTATTAATTTTGTGCCACGGGATAAATTCGCCAGagactatattatttttgagccCACGCACAATCCTGACgg ATGCTGGTCATATATTGGAAAAATTGGAGGAGCTCAATTAGTAAGCCTTGAGCCTCcagataatataaaacaaaattgttttaatggTCAGGgttttattattcatgaagTGTTACATGCACTTGGTATTTTCCACGAACAATCTCGAGCAGATCgtgataattttgttaatattcaTTATGAAAACATCATACcaggtaatttatataataaattaattttctatgtcatatttttttgtcaattaaagtttattaatttaaatattacaggGGAATTGGTTAATTTTAGGAAAGAAAGTCTTGAAAATACAACATACAGTTATGAGTATGATTATCATAGTATCATGCATTACGGAAGTTTTTCCTTCAGTATAGATCGATTAAGAAAACCAACGATAACATCAAAAATACCAG ATGATCCATCTGAAGCCAAAAAATGGAACGCTATTTGCAGTacacttgaaatttaa